The following are from one region of the Pirellulales bacterium genome:
- the fliN gene encoding flagellar motor switch protein FliN has product MADDSMRLSQAEIEQLLAQTAPASTASPPSSAGSASTPDAPAASEPSPRSAATSAPPKASPSPAPELGSDIDLLFQQAEQALASINAAVPAPPDVVPFRLPEFAGTPANTESTTLDLLRDVELEVKIELGRSQMYLEDVLKLNRGAVVPLDRLAGDPVDIYVNGRLIARGEVLILNDNFCVRVAELVAGEQAVA; this is encoded by the coding sequence ATGGCCGATGACTCCATGCGCCTCAGTCAGGCGGAAATAGAACAACTCTTAGCGCAAACCGCGCCCGCCAGCACAGCTTCTCCCCCGTCGAGCGCGGGGTCCGCGTCTACGCCAGACGCCCCGGCCGCGAGCGAGCCTTCCCCAAGGAGCGCGGCAACCAGTGCTCCCCCCAAGGCATCACCCTCCCCCGCTCCCGAGTTGGGTAGCGACATTGATCTGCTCTTTCAACAAGCGGAACAGGCCCTGGCATCCATTAATGCCGCCGTTCCCGCGCCGCCGGATGTGGTGCCATTTCGACTGCCGGAATTCGCGGGCACCCCCGCCAATACAGAAAGCACCACGCTCGATCTGCTGCGCGATGTCGAACTCGAGGTAAAGATCGAGTTGGGACGCTCGCAAATGTACTTGGAGGACGTGCTCAAACTCAACCGCGGCGCGGTGGTCCCTTTGGATCGGCTGGCGGGGGATCCCGTTGATATTTATGTCAACGGCCGTTTGATAGCCCGGGGCGAGGTGTTGATTCTTAATGACAATTTCTGCGTGCGCGTGGCCGAATTGGTCGCGGGGGAACAGGCTGTCGCCTAG
- a CDS encoding flagellar basal body-associated FliL family protein, with the protein MSNAAHDAKAEAPAAAGKPGIMGQLKVGGIIAGIVLMQCGLAYFLLPAAPTAAATEQKTDAEHGSGEHAAEGHGDSHGDEHGHGHDAHGGHKAETREVDLGKYSITSFDQSTNSTILIDFHLYGTVEAEPETKKDEAADAHGGGHGGHGGGHGAPASKPGAEPEDDSKFGKLLKKHKHRFRDTVIVTIRNSSSVDLSDPALGLIKRQILAKTNSLLGEPLLKEMIFSDFSVVQQ; encoded by the coding sequence ATGAGCAACGCCGCCCACGACGCCAAAGCCGAAGCCCCCGCCGCCGCTGGCAAGCCCGGGATCATGGGCCAGCTAAAAGTTGGCGGCATTATCGCCGGGATCGTGCTCATGCAGTGCGGACTGGCGTATTTTTTGTTGCCCGCGGCCCCCACGGCCGCCGCGACCGAGCAAAAAACCGATGCCGAGCACGGCTCCGGCGAACATGCCGCGGAAGGCCACGGGGATAGCCACGGCGACGAGCATGGGCATGGCCATGACGCCCATGGCGGCCACAAGGCCGAAACCCGCGAGGTGGACCTGGGCAAGTACTCCATCACCTCGTTTGACCAATCGACCAATAGCACGATTTTGATTGATTTTCACCTGTATGGCACGGTCGAAGCCGAACCGGAAACCAAAAAGGACGAAGCCGCCGACGCCCACGGCGGCGGGCATGGTGGCCATGGCGGAGGGCATGGCGCCCCTGCTAGCAAACCGGGTGCAGAACCGGAGGATGATAGCAAATTTGGCAAATTGCTAAAAAAGCATAAGCATCGTTTTCGCGACACGGTGATTGTCACCATTCGTAATTCTTCCAGCGTGGACCTTTCGGACCCCGCATTGGGATTGATCAAACGACAGATTTTAGCGAAAACTAACTCCCTCTTGGGCGAACCCTTGCTCAAAGAGATGATTTTTAGCGACTTTTCCGTCGTGCAGCAGTAA
- a CDS encoding flagellar FlbD family protein, with protein sequence MIRLTRINGQQFILNAELIRYIESLPDTSITLTDGDRLVVRESQEEVLRLALDYQRAKVLLPPIVSSAIAKNRSLTGGEWPA encoded by the coding sequence ATGATCCGCCTGACGCGCATCAACGGCCAGCAATTCATCTTGAATGCCGAATTGATCCGCTACATCGAATCGCTCCCCGACACTTCCATCACCCTGACCGATGGCGACCGGTTGGTCGTGCGCGAGTCGCAAGAGGAAGTCTTGCGGTTGGCATTGGATTATCAACGGGCCAAAGTGCTTTTGCCCCCGATCGTTAGTTCCGCCATCGCCAAGAATCGCTCTTTGACCGGCGGAGAATGGCCCGCCTAA
- a CDS encoding flagellar hook-basal body complex protein: MGLASALNTALTGLNASETTIDVVGNNLANAGTVGFKASEANFATQFLQTRSLGSGPSDQSGGTNPRQIGLGVQVAEITPDFSQGTIQVSSSPSDLAIQGDGFFIVSNTGSDQFYTRNGIFKTNASNELVTITGQKLLGYGVDQNFDIQSTTLQPLVIPLGSEAVAQATANVFFEGTLTPTGDVANTAEIIQSGILGDALYDHPSYPTSSTDILVANPPTAGAFAGASAGAGAALAAGTYIYRVVYYGKNGTETSSTTIPVTLGGASSGINLTSIPTDGTGDYTGRRIYRTPVGGTTTSPAYLVADLANQTTTSFNDTTTDAALVTGSLQNTNLLTGQYQYYVTFSNTSLGTLESRPSAIVGPINVTGDRIRLDNLPAPTGEFAGPGARINIYRNTSSQTTTYYRLATIDPTTTTTGEVFVDNALDSAIIANPVLDFDGPKINSGTLLSNVVSRDGSNYENLFGPGTLSFEGIKGGRTLDAKTLTITAATTVQDLVNFMQDSFGIQLPDSSNGIPVDITGAQPGGSVLTSGRIQFIGNNGVDNALDIGLSGFKFTPTGSNEVETPDMGFTSTQTAKGQSAVSDFIVYDSLGIPLNVRVTAVMESRDSTSTTYRWFADSPDNDPLTGTKIAVGTGTIRFDGEGNVISFDENTVSIDRRNVSSVSPLEFDLDFSKLSGLAANRSTLSASRQDGSGAGELSSFIIGEDGIIRGVFSNGTSRDLGQIVLARFANPTGLEQKGENLYSTGVNSGLPIQGRPGEQGIGSIIAGAIELSNTDIGKNLIDLILASSQYRGNTRVVTTAQQLLDELLNLQR; this comes from the coding sequence ATGGGTCTCGCATCCGCCCTCAATACCGCCCTCACCGGACTGAACGCCTCGGAAACGACGATCGACGTGGTGGGTAATAACCTGGCCAATGCCGGCACCGTGGGCTTTAAGGCCAGCGAAGCCAACTTTGCCACGCAGTTTTTGCAAACGCGCAGCTTGGGGTCCGGTCCCAGCGACCAATCCGGCGGCACCAACCCCCGTCAAATCGGTCTGGGCGTGCAAGTCGCCGAAATTACCCCGGATTTTTCGCAAGGGACGATCCAGGTTAGTTCCAGCCCCTCTGATTTGGCCATTCAGGGAGATGGGTTCTTTATTGTTTCCAATACCGGCAGCGATCAGTTTTATACCCGCAACGGCATCTTCAAGACGAACGCCTCGAACGAATTGGTCACGATTACAGGCCAAAAATTGCTAGGCTACGGGGTGGATCAAAACTTTGACATTCAATCCACCACCCTGCAGCCGCTGGTGATTCCCCTCGGGTCGGAAGCCGTGGCGCAGGCGACAGCGAATGTTTTTTTTGAAGGGACACTCACGCCGACGGGAGATGTGGCGAACACGGCGGAAATTATCCAAAGCGGCATCTTGGGCGACGCGCTGTATGATCATCCGTCATATCCGACGTCATCTACGGATATATTGGTGGCCAATCCGCCGACAGCGGGCGCTTTTGCCGGTGCCAGCGCGGGAGCGGGGGCGGCCCTGGCGGCGGGGACTTATATTTATCGAGTGGTGTATTACGGCAAGAACGGCACTGAAACGTCCTCCACCACGATTCCCGTGACACTTGGCGGGGCTTCCTCCGGCATCAATTTGACCAGCATTCCCACTGATGGAACGGGGGATTACACCGGCCGCCGGATTTATCGGACTCCCGTGGGGGGGACCACAACCAGCCCCGCTTATTTGGTGGCCGATCTGGCTAATCAAACGACCACTAGCTTTAACGACACAACCACCGACGCCGCGCTCGTAACCGGCAGCCTGCAAAATACGAATCTCCTTACGGGCCAGTATCAGTACTATGTGACATTTTCCAATACCAGCCTGGGGACCCTGGAAAGCCGCCCCTCCGCGATCGTGGGACCGATTAACGTCACAGGCGACCGGATCCGCCTGGATAATCTGCCAGCCCCCACGGGGGAATTTGCCGGACCCGGGGCTAGGATTAATATTTACCGCAACACCAGCAGCCAGACAACCACGTACTACCGACTGGCCACGATTGATCCCACGACCACGACGACCGGCGAAGTCTTTGTGGATAACGCCCTCGATTCGGCGATCATAGCCAATCCGGTGCTGGACTTTGACGGGCCAAAGATCAATTCCGGCACGCTCTTGTCCAATGTGGTGAGCCGCGACGGCAGCAATTATGAAAACTTGTTTGGTCCGGGGACGCTTTCCTTTGAGGGGATCAAAGGGGGACGCACGCTGGATGCCAAAACCCTGACCATTACCGCGGCTACGACGGTCCAAGATCTGGTGAATTTTATGCAGGATTCTTTTGGCATTCAGTTGCCCGACAGTTCCAATGGCATCCCCGTCGACATCACCGGAGCCCAGCCTGGGGGGAGCGTGCTAACCTCGGGACGGATTCAATTTATAGGAAACAATGGCGTGGATAACGCGCTGGATATCGGTCTGTCCGGTTTCAAATTTACCCCCACGGGATCAAACGAGGTCGAAACGCCCGATATGGGGTTTACCTCCACTCAAACCGCCAAGGGGCAATCCGCCGTGTCGGACTTTATCGTGTACGACTCGCTGGGTATCCCTCTCAACGTGCGGGTCACGGCGGTGATGGAAAGCCGGGACAGCACCTCCACCACGTATCGTTGGTTTGCCGATTCGCCGGATAATGATCCGCTGACGGGGACTAAGATTGCCGTGGGAACCGGCACAATTCGCTTTGACGGCGAAGGGAACGTGATTTCCTTTGATGAAAACACGGTCTCCATCGACCGCAGAAATGTTTCCTCTGTATCGCCCCTGGAATTTGATCTCGATTTTTCCAAACTTTCCGGTTTGGCCGCTAACCGCAGCACGTTGTCGGCTTCGCGGCAGGATGGGTCGGGAGCGGGGGAGTTATCCAGCTTTATCATCGGCGAGGATGGCATCATCCGCGGCGTGTTTAGCAACGGCACCTCCCGCGATCTGGGCCAGATTGTCTTAGCGCGGTTTGCAAATCCCACCGGTTTGGAGCAAAAAGGGGAAAATTTGTACTCCACCGGCGTCAACTCCGGGCTGCCCATTCAGGGACGTCCCGGCGAGCAAGGGATCGGCAGCATCATCGCCGGGGCGATCGAGCTGTCCAACACCGACATTGGCAAGAATTTGATTGATTTGATTCTGGCTTCTTCCCAATATCGGGGAAACACCCGGGTCGTCACCACAGCCCAGCAGTTGCTGGACGAGTTGTTAAATCTGCAACGGTAA
- a CDS encoding flagellar hook capping FlgD N-terminal domain-containing protein, with translation MTTTSSVSGTSSSSNNSSNTALQNIDTDEFLKLMIAELQNQDPLDPADNTQLLTQISQIRQVSASDKLSSTLDSVLLGQNLSSGTNLIGKKIAALGDDQKDLSGVVDKVTVAGGVVKVHIGERTASLTNVREILPTNAAS, from the coding sequence ATGACCACCACTTCATCCGTCAGCGGCACGTCCAGCAGTTCCAACAATTCCTCCAACACCGCGCTGCAAAATATCGACACCGACGAGTTTTTGAAGCTAATGATCGCCGAACTACAAAACCAGGACCCCTTGGATCCGGCGGACAATACGCAACTGCTCACCCAGATTAGCCAGATTCGTCAGGTCTCGGCCAGCGATAAGTTGTCGTCCACGTTGGACTCGGTCTTGCTGGGCCAAAATTTGTCCAGCGGGACCAACCTGATCGGCAAAAAAATCGCCGCCCTGGGGGATGATCAGAAGGATCTGTCGGGCGTGGTGGACAAAGTGACCGTCGCGGGGGGGGTGGTTAAAGTCCACATTGGCGAGCGAACCGCGAGCTTGACCAACGTCCGTGAAATTTTACCCACGAACGCGGCATCGTAA
- a CDS encoding flagellar hook-length control protein FliK: MADFTLTGASTAFQRLRALPGQATTTVARAETLSHAAPPPTASPREMRGATPRVERNRDEREREFASTLQSARNNRPANNPPPTASERAATAKQGPRRENDAQPEQTQSTRDSQAPTSHHDVASANGGQPASTDAGRPVGEEADTNQATKGDDGAGITNQPVNASLKPVDAALESDTVAESTAVELAASLAALAPTASTPANLALPGEETTDPELSTTELVLTEGTESGIEIAAPDSLASSAVGVTPSESNPLLQPHANPALPAKATPTDQNPPSQSPGSDPAALPLAVAGNLSLAGKSTTDPASPDSTDEPVPTTAELLKKAKSRGEGDSSTEAELAAAELVQALATQLDVTSVATQNTDTASDATSKETSAHANPVATPASPGGTPSPPAGVPPRPLGALAHSAPTNPAADQGSSASAGSHLTEIERVRLIQRVARAFHSLEDQVGELRLRLSPPELGSLKLEVTYREGNLTARLEAETTAARNILMESLPQLKERLAEQNVRIEAFEVDVSDQQRSPDGQARDFADQARERQIQRNNRLPEGSTPARANLSTITRSVHAPHPPGGLNVIV, from the coding sequence ATGGCGGATTTTACTTTGACCGGCGCGAGTACCGCTTTTCAACGACTGCGCGCGTTGCCGGGCCAGGCCACGACAACAGTTGCGCGCGCCGAAACCTTGTCCCATGCCGCCCCTCCCCCCACTGCTTCCCCTCGCGAGATGAGGGGGGCAACCCCGCGGGTCGAGCGAAACCGTGACGAGCGGGAACGGGAATTCGCCTCTACCCTGCAATCCGCCCGCAACAACCGCCCCGCTAATAACCCGCCGCCAACCGCTTCTGAGCGTGCGGCAACAGCAAAACAGGGACCACGACGGGAAAATGACGCCCAGCCGGAACAGACACAATCGACCCGCGACTCCCAGGCTCCAACATCCCACCACGACGTAGCTTCCGCAAACGGGGGCCAGCCCGCCTCGACGGACGCTGGTCGACCCGTTGGGGAGGAGGCCGATACCAACCAGGCTACTAAAGGGGACGACGGGGCGGGGATTACCAACCAGCCCGTCAACGCCAGTCTGAAACCGGTCGATGCGGCCTTAGAAAGTGATACAGTGGCTGAGTCAACCGCGGTGGAACTAGCAGCCAGTTTGGCCGCACTAGCACCCACCGCATCCACTCCCGCCAATCTTGCGTTGCCGGGCGAGGAAACCACTGACCCAGAACTTTCCACTACCGAATTGGTGTTAACGGAGGGGACGGAATCAGGCATAGAGATTGCCGCGCCTGATTCCCTGGCGAGTTCCGCCGTTGGTGTTACCCCGAGCGAGTCCAACCCACTGCTCCAGCCCCACGCAAATCCTGCGCTGCCGGCGAAAGCCACACCCACCGATCAAAACCCTCCCAGTCAGTCCCCTGGTTCTGATCCTGCCGCGTTGCCGCTAGCGGTCGCGGGTAACCTTTCCTTAGCGGGCAAATCCACCACGGATCCAGCCTCCCCGGATTCAACGGATGAGCCCGTCCCCACCACCGCCGAATTGCTGAAAAAAGCCAAATCCCGTGGCGAGGGTGACTCTTCCACCGAGGCCGAGTTAGCCGCCGCGGAGCTGGTTCAAGCGCTGGCCACTCAACTCGACGTCACTAGCGTCGCCACACAGAATACGGACACAGCGTCGGACGCCACGAGCAAAGAGACTTCCGCGCACGCAAACCCCGTTGCCACCCCCGCATCGCCAGGGGGCACGCCCTCCCCACCCGCTGGCGTCCCGCCACGTCCATTGGGCGCGTTAGCGCATTCCGCACCCACTAATCCCGCCGCTGATCAGGGCTCTTCCGCTTCCGCCGGCTCCCATCTGACTGAAATAGAGCGGGTGCGGCTGATCCAGCGCGTCGCCCGGGCGTTTCATTCGCTCGAGGACCAGGTGGGCGAATTGCGCCTGCGATTAAGCCCGCCGGAGCTGGGCTCGCTCAAACTGGAAGTCACCTATCGCGAGGGGAATTTGACCGCCCGGCTGGAGGCGGAAACCACGGCCGCGCGAAATATCCTGATGGAAAGTCTGCCGCAACTAAAAGAACGCCTGGCCGAGCAAAACGTGCGAATCGAGGCGTTTGAGGTTGATGTAAGCGACCAACAGCGATCCCCCGATGGTCAAGCCCGGGATTTTGCCGATCAGGCCCGGGAACGCCAAATTCAGCGAAATAATCGGCTTCCGGAGGGAAGCACTCCCGCCCGCGCCAACTTGTCAACAATCACCCGCAGTGTGCACGCCCCGCATCCACCGGGGGGATTGAATGTAATCGTTTGA
- the fliJ gene encoding flagellar export protein FliJ has translation MPPFQFRLQTLLRLREADRDDKRAELAAALQAEEIVHERVRALDRETAATRQASRQELARGTVNVDTLVERQRYEYQLTAERAATEQQRQLILAEIEQRRERLARADQEVRVLERLRENQWEQWRAGELRGEQQLFDELALRVSGQREIPARQAGGD, from the coding sequence ATGCCGCCGTTTCAATTTCGCCTGCAAACCCTGTTACGGCTGCGCGAAGCGGACCGCGATGACAAACGCGCGGAACTGGCGGCCGCGCTGCAAGCGGAAGAAATCGTTCATGAGCGAGTGCGCGCGCTGGACCGCGAAACCGCCGCTACCCGCCAAGCCAGCCGGCAAGAGCTGGCCCGGGGGACGGTAAATGTCGATACCTTGGTGGAGCGGCAGAGGTACGAATATCAATTAACGGCGGAACGCGCCGCCACCGAACAGCAGCGGCAGTTGATCCTGGCCGAGATCGAACAGCGGCGCGAACGACTAGCCCGCGCCGACCAGGAAGTGCGGGTGCTGGAACGCCTGCGGGAAAACCAGTGGGAACAGTGGCGGGCCGGGGAGTTGCGCGGTGAACAGCAACTGTTTGACGAATTGGCCTTGCGCGTCAGCGGGCAACGGGAAATTCCCGCTCGCCAAGCCGGCGGAGACTAA
- a CDS encoding FliI/YscN family ATPase, with product MTELLEQLERILPTMLTGKVVRTVGMTAAVADFPAPVGALVEIDRAHEGPLRAEVIGFQDELTLLYPYAALGGVRHGNNVRLVRTARWLRVGDQLLGRVVDAGGECIDGRPQPALSQRVPLDRNPPLATSRPRIDTPLGTGIRAVDGLLTCGKGQRMGIFAGSGVGKSVTLGMMSRYTAADVIVIGLIGERGREVNEFIERDLGPAGLARSVVVVATSDEPALRRVQAAYTATAIAEAFRDQGKDVLLLMDSVTRFAMAQREIGLAAGEPPTTRGYPPSVFALLPRLVERAGRSPLGSITGFYSVLVEGDDPQEPIADTMRGLLDGHTWLSRKLAGRGHYPAIDCLVSLSRLMNDIVPRTHLDGALALRELLAAYRDHEDLISIGAYRKGANRQVDAAIDLLDEMHKFLRQRVDERVTLADAQASLAQLHTKIQARLNLKTVN from the coding sequence ATGACAGAACTTTTGGAACAACTCGAACGCATTTTGCCGACCATGCTCACGGGTAAAGTGGTGCGGACGGTCGGCATGACGGCGGCGGTGGCGGATTTTCCCGCTCCCGTGGGGGCCTTGGTCGAAATTGACCGCGCCCACGAAGGGCCGTTGCGCGCCGAAGTGATCGGCTTTCAGGATGAACTGACGCTATTGTACCCGTATGCGGCCTTGGGTGGCGTGCGGCATGGCAATAACGTCCGGCTGGTCAGGACCGCCCGCTGGCTGCGGGTCGGAGATCAATTGTTAGGGCGGGTGGTGGATGCCGGAGGCGAGTGCATTGACGGGCGGCCGCAGCCCGCGCTCAGCCAGCGCGTGCCGCTTGATCGTAATCCTCCCCTGGCCACCAGCCGTCCCCGGATCGATACCCCCTTGGGGACTGGAATTCGGGCGGTGGATGGTTTGCTGACCTGCGGCAAAGGTCAACGGATGGGGATCTTTGCCGGATCGGGCGTGGGAAAAAGCGTCACCCTGGGCATGATGTCCCGCTATACAGCGGCGGATGTGATCGTCATCGGCCTGATCGGCGAACGGGGGCGCGAGGTCAATGAATTCATCGAGCGGGATTTAGGTCCCGCCGGATTGGCGCGCAGCGTGGTGGTTGTTGCCACCAGCGACGAACCGGCCTTGCGTCGCGTGCAAGCCGCATATACCGCCACCGCCATTGCCGAGGCGTTTCGCGACCAGGGAAAAGACGTGCTCTTATTGATGGATTCGGTAACGCGGTTTGCCATGGCCCAGCGCGAAATTGGCCTGGCGGCGGGAGAACCCCCCACCACTCGCGGCTATCCGCCGTCGGTGTTTGCCCTCTTGCCGCGATTGGTCGAGCGCGCGGGACGGTCCCCCCTGGGAAGTATCACGGGGTTTTATTCGGTCTTGGTCGAAGGAGACGACCCGCAGGAACCGATTGCCGACACGATGCGGGGGCTGCTGGATGGGCATACGTGGCTATCGCGCAAGCTGGCCGGGAGGGGGCATTATCCGGCAATCGACTGTCTGGTCAGTTTAAGCCGTTTAATGAATGACATCGTCCCCCGGACGCACTTGGACGGGGCATTGGCCCTGCGCGAATTGCTGGCCGCGTATCGCGATCACGAGGATTTGATCAGTATTGGCGCCTATCGCAAAGGGGCCAATCGCCAGGTGGACGCGGCGATCGACCTTTTGGATGAAATGCACAAGTTCCTGCGGCAGCGCGTGGATGAGCGCGTCACCCTGGCCGATGCCCAGGCGTCGCTGGCACAGTTGCACACCAAAATCCAAGCCCGGCTCAACCTCAAAACGGTGAATTAA
- a CDS encoding FliH/SctL family protein: MSTVIKSGTGRAVQRMAFNLDDLSQQAQTYLEQVRVQAAQIVVEAQKQAELLKSRAQTEGQNAARVAAEKILDEKISHKLEHLLPALRQVIAELADEKQSWLRHWEATAVTLAAKIAEKLLRAELTQQPDLPVKLVREALDMATGATQIRILLNPQDHAALGPQISQITGEFRRIAQAEIVPDPAISAGGCRILTQHGMIDQTISAQLERIISELTGQNES, from the coding sequence ATGTCCACCGTCATCAAAAGCGGGACCGGCCGCGCCGTCCAACGAATGGCGTTTAATCTGGATGATTTGAGCCAGCAGGCCCAAACTTATCTTGAGCAAGTGCGCGTCCAGGCCGCCCAGATTGTGGTGGAAGCCCAGAAGCAGGCGGAGTTATTAAAGTCCCGGGCGCAGACGGAGGGTCAGAACGCCGCGCGCGTCGCCGCCGAAAAGATCCTGGATGAAAAAATTTCGCACAAACTGGAACACCTGTTGCCGGCCCTGCGGCAGGTCATTGCCGAACTAGCGGATGAAAAGCAATCCTGGCTGCGGCATTGGGAAGCGACCGCGGTCACCCTGGCCGCCAAGATCGCCGAAAAACTGCTCCGCGCTGAATTAACCCAACAACCCGATTTGCCGGTCAAATTGGTGCGCGAGGCGCTGGATATGGCGACGGGCGCGACCCAGATTCGAATTTTGCTAAATCCCCAGGACCACGCCGCGCTGGGCCCCCAAATTTCGCAAATTACGGGGGAGTTTCGCCGGATCGCCCAGGCCGAGATTGTGCCCGATCCCGCGATTAGCGCCGGGGGTTGCCGCATCCTGACCCAACACGGAATGATCGATCAAACCATCTCCGCCCAACTAGAGCGCATCATTAGCGAACTAACGGGCCAAAACGAAAGTTGA
- a CDS encoding FliG C-terminal domain-containing protein has product MPSLTTLTPLEKAAVLISTLDRDSADRLLEQMTPAQAQLVRRAVLDLDDISPETQQAVLAEFLGGAPAIGTTTAKISPLEEEFTEDEVTYTSGPGGVELSLHHNEQPAVTYEGDVSAAWPGSSARPVDPFAALHAAESDLLLRLLEREQPQTVAVVLAHLPPSRAAELLAKLPQRQQVDLARRMIDLDVTDSAVLQEIAAVFTREVEQHTRQQRRRASGVHRLAEILAVSAETTEHQVLQNLPHLREELAPRLRVLRAPRAAPLDSLRDQRVSTRALFADFQRLDPRHALHVLQISDPGDAVLALASAEADFVQSVGRELPRHQAVQLLDAIRQVGQATAAERAAAQAAVIRTALELGYLRAGPAAAYPDKPRQLAA; this is encoded by the coding sequence ATGCCATCCTTGACAACCTTGACACCCCTGGAAAAAGCCGCCGTGTTGATCTCGACATTGGATCGGGATTCGGCCGATCGACTGCTCGAGCAAATGACGCCCGCCCAGGCCCAGTTGGTGCGGCGGGCGGTTTTGGATTTGGATGATATTTCCCCCGAGACGCAACAAGCGGTGTTGGCGGAATTTTTAGGGGGCGCTCCCGCGATAGGGACCACCACCGCGAAGATATCACCGTTGGAGGAGGAATTTACCGAAGACGAAGTAACCTACACCTCTGGTCCCGGCGGCGTGGAACTTTCGCTGCATCATAATGAACAGCCGGCGGTCACATATGAGGGGGATGTTTCGGCGGCGTGGCCCGGTTCGTCGGCGCGGCCGGTGGATCCATTCGCCGCGTTGCATGCGGCCGAAAGCGATTTGCTGCTGCGACTACTGGAACGGGAACAACCCCAGACGGTGGCGGTGGTGTTGGCCCATTTACCCCCTTCCCGCGCTGCGGAATTGCTGGCCAAATTGCCCCAGCGGCAGCAAGTGGATCTGGCCCGGCGGATGATCGACCTGGATGTGACCGACTCGGCGGTGTTGCAAGAGATCGCGGCGGTCTTTACCCGCGAAGTCGAACAGCACACGCGGCAACAGCGCCGCCGCGCCAGCGGCGTGCATCGCCTGGCTGAAATTTTAGCTGTCTCCGCCGAAACCACCGAACACCAGGTACTACAAAATTTGCCCCATTTGCGCGAAGAGCTGGCACCCCGGCTGCGGGTACTCCGCGCTCCCCGCGCAGCACCCCTGGACTCACTGCGGGACCAGCGGGTTTCCACTCGCGCGTTGTTTGCGGATTTTCAACGGCTGGACCCCCGGCACGCGCTGCATGTTCTGCAAATTTCCGATCCCGGGGACGCCGTCCTGGCCTTGGCCAGCGCGGAGGCCGATTTTGTCCAATCCGTGGGTCGGGAATTGCCCAGACACCAGGCCGTCCAGTTGTTGGACGCGATTCGCCAGGTGGGGCAGGCGACCGCGGCGGAGCGTGCCGCTGCCCAGGCGGCGGTGATTCGCACCGCGTTGGAGTTAGGTTATTTGCGCGCTGGGCCCGCCGCCGCGTACCCAGATAAACCGCGCCAGTTGGCTGCTTAA
- the fliE gene encoding flagellar hook-basal body complex protein FliE has translation MNSIHTNLSGSSLVSGVTSLSSLQQAKTANGQFADTLLNSLQQVNNLQQDADRAVEALFTGQGGNPAEVLTAVQKADLAFRTMMQIRNKLMAAYDEIKNIRV, from the coding sequence ATGAACAGTATTCACACCAATTTATCCGGCTCCAGCCTGGTCAGCGGCGTGACCAGTTTGTCGAGCTTGCAACAGGCTAAAACGGCCAATGGCCAGTTCGCGGACACGCTGCTGAATTCGCTACAGCAGGTGAATAACCTGCAGCAGGACGCGGACCGCGCGGTCGAGGCCTTATTTACTGGACAAGGGGGAAACCCGGCCGAAGTGTTGACGGCGGTGCAAAAAGCCGACCTGGCTTTTCGCACGATGATGCAGATTCGCAATAAGTTGATGGCGGCATACGATGAGATTAAAAACATTCGCGTGTAA
- the flgC gene encoding flagellar basal body rod protein FlgC, whose translation MYTALDISTSALVAQRVRLNTIASNMANLSTTHNELGEAVPFQPKFAVFQTDGAVHTPEGAAGVRVAGIETVASEPRWKYQPGHPDAQTQGARQGWVAYPDINLVEQSVDALEATRAYEANVGVIEMTKSLGQATLKILG comes from the coding sequence ATGTACACCGCCCTGGATATTAGCACCAGCGCCCTGGTCGCGCAGCGCGTCCGGCTTAATACCATTGCCAGCAACATGGCCAACCTCAGCACCACCCACAATGAACTGGGCGAGGCGGTCCCCTTTCAGCCGAAGTTCGCGGTCTTTCAGACGGATGGGGCGGTGCACACTCCGGAGGGAGCCGCCGGCGTGCGAGTGGCGGGAATTGAAACAGTGGCCAGCGAGCCGCGCTGGAAGTACCAGCCCGGACATCCCGACGCCCAAACCCAGGGTGCCCGCCAGGGATGGGTGGCTTATCCGGATATCAATCTGGTTGAGCAATCCGTTGACGCCCTGGAAGCGACCCGCGCGTATGAAGCGAATGTGGGCGTGATCGAAATGACCAAATCACTGGGCCAGGCGACGTTAAAGATACTCGGTTAA